From Chrysemys picta bellii isolate R12L10 chromosome 1, ASM1138683v2, whole genome shotgun sequence:
ggtttgtataatttttggtggtgcccagaacgggtccaagtccccccctcccccaaggctctggaagggagtttgggtgtgggagggggttgggggtgcaagttctgggagagagtttgggtgcaggagtggtgcaggctctgggagggagtttggatgcaggagggggtttggggtgcagactctgggaggaagtttgggtgtgggaagggtacgggttctgggagggggtttgagtgctgggtgcggactctgggctgggacaggtggttggggtgcagaaagggtgtgggaggggggttgggatgctgggtgtgggctccgggctgggacggggttggggtgtgggagggggtgctgggtgtgggagggggtttgggtgctgggtcaaggctctgggctgggacagagcaaTGGGGTGCGGGAGCAGGTgcggggtgtggggctgggccggggattAGGAGTTTGGGATGCAGCAGGAAGGCTGtccaggggctgggggcaagagaggaggactccctccagccctctccGTGCTGGCAGCAGTGagttctgggggagggagggccccTCCTGGCCCCCCCAGCATGACACTCACcgaagcccccccaggctgctgctcagaaggtccagccaggataagcccctCCTCCCTCAGAGTTGACTTGGAGtctcctgctggggtggggggactgccatgtgcctcctccctctgcaggCGCAGCAGCTGCCTTAGTCTGCCCCCAGCGCTGCTCCCTTGTAGCCGGCAGCAGCCGGAGAGGAAGTGCAatgtggagctgcagggggaagccacccgctgcccagggcaggcagggacgctCTGGGGGAGGCAcgcgggggcagcaggtggggccaggggacgCTCAAGGGAGacgtgtgggggtggcaggcagggccgagggagagcccaggccccgaacattggtggagctgggccccccaggccctgaatttgctggagcctgggcaccatgggcccatacaactcgccaACCCTGCCACTCGCCACAAAACAAGACacattcctccatcaagtggtacaTCCTGCATTCCTGCATCAAGAGGTACGTTAATATAGCTATTTCTGCTGCATCCCTTAACATTCAAGGTATTTCATTCTATCAGAATACACAGTGTTCACTATTTTGCAGTTGGTTATGGCATAAAGCACCTGAGAGGTCCATCCATGGGGTGGAATGTTTAAAAGCAATGTTACCCTTCATCTGAATGGGCCCTCAGTTATAGaggagttagagatggaaaagacttatTTGGTatcatctaatccatccactTTCTTATCTCTAGGGCCACTCCAAGATTGTGTCCTATAGCATATTCTTCAGGGCATCATCCaattcttcttttaaaatgttcaagcAACGGCTCTTCCAACACTTCCttggaggggaatggggtggggggtgtggaatgggaggggggggggtaggaTGACTTCCAAAAATCCTCACAGTTAGGAAATGGTTCTTGATATCCATCTGTAATTTCCCTTCATTCATTTTCATCCAGCTTCCTTCCACTTATATGCTTCGGAACCAAAGCAATCCCTTTCCATCCATGGTATCCACCTCTTGTAAATCCTTGTAGACAGCTTTCAGTCCCGTCCACCTAGTTGCCATTGTTGCAGGTTGAAGCCCTCTCTTCACATGTATGACTGGAAAAAGCAGCAAAAGTGGGGAGTCATGGGTGACAAGACTTtttaccacccccacccccttctccctaTGGTGGTACTGGAATGCTTCCTTGTCAAAGACTTCATTCACTCAAAGCTGTACAACTTCATAACTGAACCTTGAGGCCACCTTCATAACCACCTTGAGGTCACTCAGAATGATTGTTTCTGTTTGGTTGGTCCCCTTCAGTGTAGCCAGTCATAATGTAGACAGGCGTTTGAGTGGTGCAGGATATATTTCTCAATTTCAAGGTGGTGAGTTGGGAGTCCCTTCTGGATTCTAGTGTTTATTTCAGAACTTCCCACCCTCTTAACTAcattctgcattaaaaaaaaaatagaggaacCCCTCCCAATACACACTTCATTCTGAGTTCCAGAGGGGTCAGCCCCTTGTATCCCCAAAGAGGGGCAAAGTCAGAGATCCAGGCCTTCCCAGTACACAGAGGCATGCTTCAGAGCACAGTGTAGTCCCTGGTGAGACTCCCCAAATCAACGCCAGCCACATCAGCATATAGTTCAGGCACCACCAGCTCAGGCACCTGGAGCACCACTTGGTCATTGCTGCTCTTGGCTGCTGTTTGCAGGCGCTTGATCAGCTCTGCGGGTGACGGCCGGTTCGTCGCACTCCACCGCCAGCAGGACTTCATGATACCATACCTGTAAGACAGAGGAGTGGTGAGAAGCCAGGAATGAGGCACAAGGACAAAATTATGCTACAAAGGAATCCCCACCCCTCACTGAAAACTCTGGAGACCACACCTTGATGTCACCTACATACACAGCTAGCATAAGGGACCGTTGAAATCTGCACACTTGCTAGTATTAGAATTTATCTATGAAAatggaatgggggaggaggggtcatgTTCGTTAAGTCATACAACTGCCTTCCTTATTGAAAGCGCTACCAGGACTCCTTGTTGGATATCCAGGAGCTCTTTTGTCCAGGACTGATGTCAGCACAGGAGGTACTGTTCCACTAGGATTACTCATTCATTTAAGGGAGAATTCCCGTATTTCCAGGGGGAATGGACAAGTTATCATCAAGGAGACTCCTGTACCATTTGGAAGACCTGATCACCGCTTTCACATTTCCTCTCATTTCTGAGAGTCAAGAAAACCAGGTTCAGATTGGGGTAGACCCAGATGGAACAACAGCACAGCAGGACAGATGGGGTATCAAAGTGGCAAGAAGAAACTTcaagagaaggaaagagacttTTGGGCAGTCAAAGTTACATACAGTAGAGTCCCAAAGAGATTAAAGAGGTCTATTAGAGcacatctagtccagcctcccaTATCTCCCTAGGCAATAAATGATTGCTACCTAGTCTATTCTCCAGGCTTTTTTTGAGTCCTAGTTTTAAGTGTCCCAAGTGACTGGCCTCCtctatttccttccttcctagTCTCATAGggtgtgatttttaaaggtatttaggcacctaactctcattgaaatctatgagagttaggcacctacatatctttttttttaatctgttccaTAGTCCCTCGCTGTTATATGTTCCCCGATATCCAGCCTCAACTTTCCCTTTACTCACTTTCATCCAGTTTAGCCCTTGCAATACTCTCTTTTAACAGTACCAAAGTAAATAACTTAGCTCCCTTATTATTTACATCCTACAAATATTCTTGTCCTTTCTATCCCCCTcagatataagaacataagaacggcaaaattgggtcagaccaatggtccatcttctgacaatggccaatgccagatgcttcaaaaggagtgaacagaacaaggcaattatcaagtgatccatctcctgtcactcagtcccagcttctagcagtcagaggtttaggggttgcatctctgaccatcttggctaatacctattggtggacctatcctccatgaacttacctaattatttttttaactcagtcatacttttggccttcacaacatcccctgtcaATGAGTTCCagtttgactgtgcattgtgtgaagaagtagttCACTatgtctgttttaaacctgctgcctattaatttccttgggtgacccctggtttttgtattatgtgaaggggtaaataacacttctttattcactttcttcacaccattcacaattgtatagacttctatcatatcccccccttagtcatctcttttccaagatgagcAGTCCCAgggtttttaatctcttctcatatggaagctgttctatacccctaagcATTTCTGTTGCCTTTCTTTGTACtctttccagttctaatatatcttttctgagaaggggcaaccagaactgcacacaacaTGGAAGGTGTGGCCATACCAAGTATTTATATAGtggaattatgatattttctgtcttatatatccctttcctaatagttcctaatcTCTCTATTCAAATCTTTCCTTTACTCCCTTAATCACTCTCAGAATTCCTCACTAGTCTGTCAACATCTTTCTGGtagtgaagtgctcagatatagACTGAGactggaaaaaagaagaaaaccctCAGGAAATAGTAGCAAGGACAGTGTGCGATCTTTGAGGGTAAGTGTAAATACTGTAAAACAGTGGTGCgcaaactggggggggggcagtgcccgtctggggaagggggtgcaagAGGTTCCCTGAGAGGAGCACAAAGAAACTGGGATCCCGTGGGTCCCACCGGACCTGCTGCCATAATAGCAGAAGCAGGGAACAGAGTGGGTATTGCAAGATGGGTGTGGAATTAATAAAATAGTGCTCCCATGCCACAAACAACATGAATGCCCTGGCCAGCAGACGCCGCTCTCCTGCGCCCAGCTCTAAAGACAGCACCATcgccagcaacagtgcagaagtaagggatTACTTCAGATTACAAGTAATGGGGGGAAGATAAATCCCATGAATGGTAAGAGGGGCGCGACTGGAAAAATTTGCTAAACCGAGGCTGTACGAGCTTCTCCATGCAGctctgagctgggagcagagtatGAGCCCCACCACTCAGATCAGGTTAGAAGAGGAAGCCCCTTACATAGCTGGCTGGCAGGTGGAGGGCCTCTTCATGACCTTCCATCTCTGAAGGTGTTGTAGGATATCAGAAGGTGGCACCTCAGGAAATGGTGGAGCCCCTGGAAGAGAAAAGTGAACAACAAAAGATAAAACTATCAGGGAAAATGATTTCCAGGTTCCAGCTTCTTCATGAGGCCTCTACTCTTTCCTACCACAAATAAACCAGTGAGGGTGTGATGCTAACTTTCCTTTCCCCTCAGAAAAATGCTGAGTGATGAGTCATGAAAGGTTAACACCTGGTGGCTGGCCAGGGTAATGGACAGAGCAAAAGTAACATCTGTAGCTAGATTAGGGTGGCCCTTTGTCCAGATTTTTCCAGGATGAATGATTCCTTTAACGTCGCTGTCCCGGATGAAATGGTTTGGATGCCCCAGTTTTTTGCCACTCTGAAGTGACAGCCCTAAGCCACAGTGTGGAATTGTGCAGCATAAAGAGGCCAGATGGAGTGTGGGAAAAGGAAGGTGAGGAATAAGGGTGACACACTGTGGCCACACACAGGAACTGCAGTCTTTTAATCCCTTAAATTCtttattcttttttggtctttcctatctctctcttcttcccatGTTTGTCAGGCCAGAAAAAGAGAGGCACATTTTTAGATATATAAGTTGCATCCTTATTTGGGGAATATGAAGATAACTGCTGGAGAAGCCCCTTTAAAAATGTGCTTAATATCAGAAATGGAATCTGCAGGGATGAGATAGCACAGAGTTTAAAGAATGGGATATGGAACCTTTCATTTCTAGGGCAATGTTTGCAGACTAACTAGGGGGACTGGATGACTCAGGAAAAGTGTGGAATAGGGTACAGAGCCTTTCTTTTTTAAGTTATCTGACACTAGATAAGTAAATGCAGAATGATATTCTCATCTGAAGGCTGTTGTGTTCtctctgtgaaatgagttgtagaggtctcagtccagttcctagcaaAGAGGGGTGATCACATGACATAAAAGGCACCATGGCCATTTCCCACACACTCTTGATTCTGATGTTGTCTGAGCTGTCGCTTGACACTCCCTCCTTTCCctaggattttattttttctccttaCCTAATGTGATCATCTCATAGAGTAAGATTCCAAAGGACCATCTGCAAGAAAACACAATGTCAGTTTCACTGGCAGCTCTTATTCCCATCTTTAGCCTGAaagcaattgaaaaaaaatcaaggtagTAATTTAAACATATGATAACAATGAGTGTGAGCTGGGGAGGTgagcagagggaggaaggggcgagCCGCCAGGTGGAGCTCCATGCTGGAAGCAAGGGTGAGCCCTACAGTGGAGTTTTGATCTGGGGATCAGAACAAAGTGGTGTGTGAGGAACTGAAAGTGATAGATAAGATTTGAAAGCCAGATATAGTTTCACCCCAGAACAAACCATACATGTCTGACTTGATGCTGGGAGGTTTCATTAATAGCCGCTCTGGTGCCTGCCACTTGAGTGGCACAATCTGTGTGACACAGCTGGTGCCATAGGTGTGGGTTTCATAGGCCAGGCCCAGCCCACAGAGCTTGGCTGTGAAGTCAGACTGGATCAGGACATTTCTCGCTGCCACATCCCCATGGAACAGCTTCTTCTGCTGGAGAAACTCCTGGCAAGTTGGAAAAAGGGGAAGAGtcagttgtttttctttttaactgaCTGAAAAAATCAATTAATTTATGCCCTTTGCCCCCACCAATGGTTCATGCACCACAGTGACCTGGGTCCCTGGCAGCCAAACATGTGGTGAGTGTACCTGGAACACCTACATAATACCACAAGGAGCTTTTACCAGAGGCATATTCTCATTGGTTAGGCCAAGAAGTTCCAATACCACGCAAAGACCTATCATGCTTCCCTCAGCCCTTTGGCCTTTCATGCAAAATTCCTAAGGAAACTCACTTCAGCTACCACCACTGAAAGCAGCCACCTATAGTGAATATCCACCAGCAGGGGCAACACCTAATCCACCGAGGGGGCGTGAGAAAATCCACCAATAGAGATCCTTGCTCCTACTAAAGGGAAAATCTACCAGTCAGGTGATACCCACTCCTACTGCTAAAGAGGACATTCTATTCCTAAAAGAGTGAAAATCACTAATTGAGAGACCGTCCATTGAGAGGGAACATCTGCTCTAACTAGTGAGAAGTGGGAGGGCGAATCCATCCAGTGAGGGAACCCAGTCCTGCTGAAAGGGAAAATCCAACAGTGGGGGAACCCATTGCCTCCTGTCTTTTCCCTGTTACTCTTGTGTTTGCTTCCCCCTTtctttgctataacattttcACTCATGAAACAGAAGGGCATTTGGAGTTTTTCTAATAATATTCTGTTCAGCTTTATTATTGTATTTGTGAGATTCACAACCCTTTTTCTAGCTGGgttaaatatttgtattccagtagtgccAAAAGGCCTCAACtaagatcaggccccattgtgcaaggcactgtacaaatacatagtaagagaaaCCCCTGctcccaaaaagcttacagtctaaatagaaacagattattatccccattttacagacaggtgACTGAGACACAcagagcttaagtgacttgcctaaattTGTGACAAAGCTGGCCATTGAACATTGATGTTTTGAGTTTttgtccagtgccttaaccatacTACCATCCTTCCTTTATTTTTATCTCTTCTGTTTCTTGAGAACTTCCATTTTAAACTACAGTTTTTCTAATTAAATGTCAGCTTGTGCTACTACGTCAGGTAAACAATACAGATTCTTGAATGGAAGTAATTCCTGGCCTGTTTCAAGGATTAATAAAAACAGGCAGTAACAGTGTCTTATCAAATCTAGGAGGAACTAAAACCATTTTTGCTTCCTATTTAAATCTAGCAAACGTAATTTTTAGTGGATTCTAAATTTGAAAGAATAGCGTTCCCCAGGTTGGACTCTGATGTTAGAGTGGGTTTCTGGCTCTTTCTTTGTCTCTCCTATCATGATAAATGAATCAAGATGCAGCTACATCAGACTTACCAAGGCAGCTGCAACCTGCTGCCCGACTTTATATACCTGCCTCTCCGTGAGGTCATACGGGATACCATCCATGGTCATTACATCCTAGAGAAAGAGAAGCAGAAAGCACATCAAATAAATGCCACAGTAGAGCAAAAGAGGGGGAATGCTGCTTCTTTCTAATGAGATTCTGATTTCAGGAAATGGCACCATCTAACCCTTCCATCCTCCTACAGGCATCACTCTCCTTACGTGCCCCACGGCAAATTGGCATTATTGGCCCTGCTTGAGATAGTTATTCTTTATAAACATTTATAATGCTCAGGTATTGCATCAAAAAACAAACATGGAAGAGGTAAAAAGGTGAATGGTTAGACAATTGAAGGGTAGGCGCTGTGTAGGAGGAGTGGATGGCTGGTGGGGTAGGTGAGTAATGTAGTGGGCATAGCTTGTGGGTAAGCGGCAAGGAAGGGGAAATGTGACGGGAGGGGAATGACTAGGTGGAAATATACATACATAAAAAAGCAAGAGTTGTATTGTGAATGGATGGATGATTAGAGAAGTCTATGGATGGATGGATTAAAAACTACACATGATAAAGATATCTTCTTAAATAGATGTATGTAAGAGACATGGACAGAGGTGGAGGATAGACATGATAACTGGTCCGGCATTCACTTCCTCAGACTCACCCTGCGGCAGGTCCACAAGAAGTTCAGGAGGACCCCATGGGACACATCCTCCAGGATCATATAAAGGGGCAGCTGGACTACACAACATCCTATCAGTTCAACCATGTTATCATGATGACCAAGGGACTGATGGAACTTAATCCTTCCCAGGAAATCCTTCACCTCACTGGGTCCAGCAGTGTCTGAAAGTACCAGAGAAAAAGACAGTATCACCACAGGGAGGCAAAGAAGAGCAAAGATCCTATTCAATATTCTCAACACAGAATCAAAGAATGATAGGACTGGatgggacctcaagaagtcatctagtccagtcccctgcactcatggcaggactaagcattattTAGACGATGCAATACAACCTCCTTTAACATGCATATATACTGCTTGTGACTAAACCCTGCTAAGACCAAAGTTTAACCATGACTAGCTGACATGATGATGAACACTACTTGTGCTTGTCTACAGTGAATGCAAAATCATGGTCAGCATCTTGTCATCTCACCTCTTTACAGGCATGTTCAGATATGATCAAATTCTGTAGTGAAGTCAAAGCCATAGAGAAAGATTGAGAGgtacacacagagagaggaaTCACTGGGGGGATGCACACAGGAAAGCAGGGTAGCTCACAGCAGAGAAAGGGGCAGCCCCTTGTGCAACTGCTAAGAAAGAAAATGGACTCAGAGCTAGAGAATGGGGAATTTTTAGTGGATTCACACTAGTGGGTAACAGAGAAGTGTATACAAATGGAGCACTCCTGCCACCAATGTTACCCTGTAAGGCTTTCAGGATGACTGTCTTAGTCTTCCCAGGGTTCCCAGTCTCCAATTCCGCTCTGTAGATTCCCCCAAAACTGCCATTGTGTATCAGCTCCAAGGACCCTGGTATAAGTCTGTCTTGTGGTATTTCCAGTTCCTTCAGAGTCAAGGCTGCAGATCTTAGTAGACTCTCCACAGTTGTCTCACTCAGCTGGATGTAGGTGTTCTCTGACTCACTGTGTTCCTTCTGGTTCTTGTCCTTTGCTGGCAATGGGGCAACAGCTGTTACAAAAATAAAAGCCAAACGAGATATAAGTGTTTGGGGGATGAATTTTCCCCTTTTACATTTTGCCACTGGCCATGAACTGTTCCCTTTGGCTCTATTATGATTTTCGGAATCATGGATGGGGAAGTGTTATTTGGTCTCAGGTAGGCCAGCCCATAATGAGACAGAGGACTTTGCTTCCCCAGGACTCCCACCCAACCTGTCTGAGAGGCAGGAGAAACTGAGACCTGAAATCTATGGTATATGTAACTACGAAACCCTTGTTTTCTGGGTACTGCATCTTTACATGTATAAGAACTCTGCCTGCGTGTAGatacagcagccattttgttctcagaatTGCTGTAGCTTGTTACAGAGAAGAGACACACAGTGTCCTTAGAGACTTTACTTTCGTTCTTTCTTAATTCCTTTAATATATACCAATTAATAAATACCAATTCACTTTAGACTGGAAGTACTTGTTCCGCTCTTTGTGCATGGATACAAAACAAGCTCAAATCTGGGTTTTTTGCTTTAGCCACTTTGCAATGCACCCCAACTCTGTTGTGTTACCAGCCACAACTGAGTGGACTCCTGGGAATTGGCCACTATAACTGGGAATCAAATCTGTGATACTCACACAGCATATGCCAGCCAATCCAGCCTCATAGTGCTCCTAGCCATAGGACGCCATGACTGGAAACTGAACCTGGATCCACTGCAGTGCTGAGTATTAACCTCCAGATGGCACTGTGGCCAGCCTACACTGGCCCTGAAGGAAGTGAGAGACTGCAGCTTGAAACCATGTCCCCTGCATGATAGGTCTCAAGTGATTTTACCACTATGCCAGCTAACTCTACTCAGAGCAGGGTGAGATGACACAATGGTCTAAGTACCTGAGTCTTCTCTATGCTACAACCTTCACCATTGCTACCACTGGTGGAGCTGTACCACTGGTGAACTAGAGGTCCCAATtttcctaatgtagacaaggccattgAGTACCAAGCTCAGGCTCTTCAGTTCTCCTAGTCTCTGACAGCCCTGGGGGTGGGAATGAGAGACTTGccattgaacccagctctctccCCTTTGTTACCTTGGCGCCTGGGCAGTTGCTGTTGCTTCGACCTCCAGCTCCGATAGCGGAGCCAAAGGATCACACCTAACAGGATGACAAAGACACCCACTAGGAAGACAGGGATGATGATCACTTCAGTCTGGTACTCACGCACAACTGTCAATggaaagagaaaacaggaaacAAGGAGTAGTCGTTACTGCTCAGTGAAATCACAGTGTGTACAACACTCCCACACTGAACAGAGTCTGTACAACACCATAACAATAGTCCATTCTAGTAATTTTCAACATGAAGGAGCTATCTATCCATGCTGTGCTCATTGCAGTAGTATCTAAGTACCTTATCAACTGctagcctgatttccagaggggcTGACTATTtaagactcccactgaagtcaaagggagttctTCACCTCTGAATATCAGGCCACCTCTTTAGGTGCCTTTTGGTGGATGGGATCTCCTGgagtctctcccccacccacccccagaccACAGTTTGGCTTGCTTCCTTCCTCTGACACTCACAGATTCCTACCCCTGCTTGGGGTATAAAGAGTCTCTCTCAAAAaataacaacacacacacacctttccccCTCTCCAGGGACAGGGAAGACCAAACTAAAGAAAAGGGAAATACAAGACATTCAGTCTCATGGGCAAACCTTGGTCCCAGCTTATCTATAGGCATTTTATTGTCATGGTCAGGGGTAGAGTCCTTCCCTACACCCTCCCTCCAGCTTTTAGGTAAACATCCACTCTGTACCTGGTCCAGGCAATCCCAGGATCAATGACTGCCTCCCTCTTCACTAATCTATCCCTGTAATCAACTGTCTCTGAGGCACAATAATTTTCCCCAGTTACCAACCCTTGGACTGGGGTTCCCGTCTTAAGCTTCCCCCTCCAGGCACAACAAGTCTTGCAGATGTGTGGACGAACCCAGAAGAGTTTATTATCTTCTTCCTCAATAGGGTGAATGCATGACCTCCTCCACCGCCACATACTTGTATATGAAGACTGAAAGTGTTAGCCAGTACATTTAGGGATCACTCACCAATgaaatgcagctggctctggggtggagcctggCAGCCATTCTATGTCAACAATGCTGTACAACAGTGTAATTGAGGTGAAGTGAATAACTTCTCCCATTAAaatactgggggagggggagatattAGGGCGGAAGAGTAAATTAACTGgtttggaatttggccagaatgCTGGGGTTAACATCCTTACTCTCTTGGGTCACAATACTCTGGGATGCTGCCATTCTCATATAAAGTGATAAGTACCTTCAactcccaattaaattaataggggCTGATGGGGCTTGGCACCTATTAATATTGGTCCCTTGAAAAGTACCATGGGATCTTTAAAGACCACATGTGGTCAAGACCTCATCTATATGTCTCAACCAAAAGATGGTTTCCTGTAACCTCCTGCAGGGAATTGATTTCAGTAGTGATTCAGAAGGAAAAGACTCCCCTAATGAGTCATAAACAGCATTTCTTGCAGCATCTGGGTTTCCCTTGGTGGTCTGCCTATCTCAAGTATTTCTAAGGTATCCATTTTTTCTAGGCACTGTTCTAGCTAACTCTCCCATCAAATGCTGTCCAAGTCCAACCCTGCTTAAACCAGAACAGATAAGGCTGCCAAGCCTGCAGCTGCAGGGCATCCCAGTGAGAATGCTTCTGTGTTGTTTATTGCTTATACTCTAGTGCTACTGGGGTGAGTGCAACACTGATTTGGGATGACTCAGAGCTCTGTGATGATAATAATTTGACCCCCAAGTGGAATTAGTATACCTCCCTTTGAACTCTGGTCAGGGTGTTACATTGCTCCTCCTGTTTAACAGGAAATCTTCACCCATCATTCCCCTATCCTTTCCACCCAGCCATATAAGCCAGTGCTGGAAACATATTCTTTGTTCTCCACCCTGAGTGACAAAGCCAATACACTCAGCTAGAAAGGCAAAACGATGGGGGCAGGTGTGAAGAAGAGGTCGTGCATTGGGACTTACTGCAGGGGAGGCCCAATCAAATCACTCTCTGGAGGTGAGGGTGGCTCAAAGTTGACTGAGCAGGTCCTGCTGCTTAGTTTATGAGACCTGGACACACAAAAGTAAAAGGCAAGGAAACAGTTGCCTTGAATCTTACCACATAACTTGTCACTGCTGTTGCATTCCAGTAGCATGCGTCTGAGTCTCCTTATGTCCCCTGCCATGATCAGCTCGGTGTGA
This genomic window contains:
- the STYK1 gene encoding tyrosine-protein kinase STYK1 isoform X4 yields the protein MAGDIRRLRRMLLECNSSDKLCVVREYQTEVIIIPVFLVGVFVILLGVILWLRYRSWRSKQQQLPRRQAVAPLPAKDKNQKEHSESENTYIQLSETTVESLLRSAALTLKELEIPQDRLIPGSLELIHNGSFGGIYRAELETGNPGKTKTVILKALQDTAGPSEVKDFLGRIKFHQSLGHHDNMVELIGCCVVQLPLYMILEDVSHGVLLNFLWTCRRDVMTMDGIPYDLTERQVYKVGQQVAAALEFLQQKKLFHGDVAARNVLIQSDFTAKLCGLGLAYETHTYGTSCVTQIVPLKWQAPERLLMKPPSIKSDIWSFGILLYEMITLGAPPFPEVPPSDILQHLQRWKVMKRPSTCQPAMYGIMKSCWRWSATNRPSPAELIKRLQTAAKSSNDQVVLQVPELVVPELYADVAGVDLGSLTRDYTVL
- the STYK1 gene encoding tyrosine-protein kinase STYK1 isoform X2; amino-acid sequence: MFQDCGNSSGEGHAHTELIMAGDIRRLRRMLLECNSSDKLCVVREYQTEVIIIPVFLVGVFVILLGVILWLRYRSWRSKQQQLPRRQAVAPLPAKDKNQKEHSESENTYIQLSETTVESLLRSAALTLKELEIPQDRLIPGSLELIHNGSFGGIYRAELETGNPGKTKTVILKALQDTAGPSEVKDFLGRIKFHQSLGHHDNMVELIGCCVVQLPLYMILEDVSHGVLLNFLWTCRRDVMTMDGIPYDLTERQVYKVGQQVAAALEFLQQKKLFHGDVAARNVLIQSDFTAKLCGLGLAYETHTYGTSCVTQIVPLKWQAPERLLMKPPSIKSDIWSFGILLYEMITLGAPPFPEVPPSDILQHLQRWKVMKRPSTCQPAMYGIMKSCWRWSATNRPSPAELIKRLQTAAKSSNDQVVLQVPELVVPELYADVAGVDLGSLTRDYTVL
- the STYK1 gene encoding tyrosine-protein kinase STYK1 isoform X3 translates to MHWKSGNSSGEGHAHTELIMAGDIRRLRRMLLECNSSDKLCVVREYQTEVIIIPVFLVGVFVILLGVILWLRYRSWRSKQQQLPRRQAVAPLPAKDKNQKEHSESENTYIQLSETTVESLLRSAALTLKELEIPQDRLIPGSLELIHNGSFGGIYRAELETGNPGKTKTVILKALQDTAGPSEVKDFLGRIKFHQSLGHHDNMVELIGCCVVQLPLYMILEDVSHGVLLNFLWTCRRDVMTMDGIPYDLTERQVYKVGQQVAAALEFLQQKKLFHGDVAARNVLIQSDFTAKLCGLGLAYETHTYGTSCVTQIVPLKWQAPERLLMKPPSIKSDIWSFGILLYEMITLGAPPFPEVPPSDILQHLQRWKVMKRPSTCQPAMYGIMKSCWRWSATNRPSPAELIKRLQTAAKSSNDQVVLQVPELVVPELYADVAGVDLGSLTRDYTVL
- the STYK1 gene encoding tyrosine-protein kinase STYK1 isoform X1, which encodes MEATCNDSGNSSGEGHAHTELIMAGDIRRLRRMLLECNSSDKLCVVREYQTEVIIIPVFLVGVFVILLGVILWLRYRSWRSKQQQLPRRQAVAPLPAKDKNQKEHSESENTYIQLSETTVESLLRSAALTLKELEIPQDRLIPGSLELIHNGSFGGIYRAELETGNPGKTKTVILKALQDTAGPSEVKDFLGRIKFHQSLGHHDNMVELIGCCVVQLPLYMILEDVSHGVLLNFLWTCRRDVMTMDGIPYDLTERQVYKVGQQVAAALEFLQQKKLFHGDVAARNVLIQSDFTAKLCGLGLAYETHTYGTSCVTQIVPLKWQAPERLLMKPPSIKSDIWSFGILLYEMITLGAPPFPEVPPSDILQHLQRWKVMKRPSTCQPAMYGIMKSCWRWSATNRPSPAELIKRLQTAAKSSNDQVVLQVPELVVPELYADVAGVDLGSLTRDYTVL